TTTGCTTGGAACGTACCAGATGTTAACGTTCTCAGTAGTACTGACAAAGAAAGGTCTAACATAGTGCTCATAAACATAGGCTGCACCACTGAAGTAGGGAATGACCAACCAGCTGGTAAGGATCAGCTTTGCATATGACCAAATGGGAATCCTGCAGTATATTCACACAATTAAATCACAGCTAGTTAGTATTTTCCCCAGCCTAATTCTTATTCTAGGTATTATATAACCATAACGCTGTAAAAACATCAGAAATGCAGATCTAACTAAATGTAGTAAACTACACCAAGCACTCCTGAGGTTTTCCGAAATTATACAAACACTTTCTGCTTTTTCCATTCTTACATTTGCCTCTCTTAGTTGTTGAAAAAACATACACTGACAGAACGCTCAAAGCAAAACCGAACTCAAAATGCAGTTTCATTCGTGTCTTGATCTCCATATTCCACGTCACAGAGCACAAATTGTAGATATTTAGATAAGATTGGAGACTGCAACCAACACTTCCACTTACACCACAAAAAAGGTAACAGTGTAGTATGAATTGCATTGCTGGTAAACTTAGCTACGATGACAACTAGTAAGTAGTGATGAACACATCTCTTTCTTAAATAGCTATTGTCATAACTTTGCTCAAAATCAATAACATCCAAAATAAGTAACAGCCCATGTGATAATAAGGACTCAAAATATGAGATTTCtcatcaaatttattaagtACTGATGTCAGGTTAAGTAAACAAGAAAACCCCCAAAACAACGATTCAAAGGCAAAGGCAAAATTACCATTCAAGAGCTTTGGCAAAAGTAAGTTCAAAGAGGGTGATCAAGGAATACAGAACCCAATAAGTGAGCCATTGCTGGTCATCAACGGGGGACTTGCTTTCAATTGCCCTAACCGAGGCATATCTGAGACATTATTCACAGAAATCAGAGACCATGAATGGATCAATCACAAGAGCGagcaaaataaatacaaatagaatataaaaaaaaaagggttatCAGTTTTAGTTCCTGAAATACTAGAATATTCAAAGAGAACACTGACCATGGATCAATCATTGGTTTTAGGtcctatattttttaaaatactaaactTTGTACGCAGATCAAATGTTTGTTTTAAAGACTAAagttcaaatatttaaaaaaaataaataaaagggtgAAAATAAAACACtagctttaaaaaaataagaaaaccaaACTACAGAAAATTTTAGAGCTAAACATAGAGTCAATCCTAAGCTGTTAACATGTCTATGTATACTACTTACAGAGGATACGCAAGACTGAGCACAGGCCTGCAAGAGAAACCCAACAGCGAAAGGTATCACCATCagttatgagaaaaaaaaaacagactGAACTTgaaaattattgttaatttggTCATCGAAGTGATGACCGTGAAGCCGTGTGGCACATAATAATTTCCAAGTAGTGTGTTTTACAGAGGGTAGGTAAGAcaaagaaaaatgggaaaaacataaaacttacCCAGCAAGAACATCAAAATTTTTCAGAACAACCTTCAGGAAACTTCCAGCTCCCATGTTGGATTCCTCTGTTTTAAAAGGAGTGTGTCTGCGTATGAAACTAAACCACTTTGATTGGAGATTGCACCCACGATTTGACACAAGGAGAGAGAACAAAGCAGCGAAGTTAAGAAAATTTTCTGTGTTGCAGGTGAATTCAATCTCACCGTTGGATTAGAAATCActactttttattctttttaaaggAAACGGTTCTTTTTACAACTTTTGAATATTTATgcgattaaaaatatataaaaataactgtattttatatcttaaaaaaatgtgtatagCTTTCAAGAAAAAATCTTGAAAATCTGTATTTTTTATCCAGTAAATAAGAGAagtagtataatttttttaagaatattgaAAATTTGGTTTGATATATGGAAGTCCTAGAATTTGGTATGCGATGTTCGTCATGTGGTGACGTGAGACAAACCTAGCTAGCTGGTAGAGAGGAGCGGTTTTAAAGGTATTAGACATTATATAATCGAAAGAGGAAGTTACAAGGGAAACTTCGAGAGACACTTTGATATTATTTCAATCCTATGTTTTTGCTAAAATttgtagaataatttttttaggaaTAAGTgatgtaataatttaaaatagttgaagagttaatataattataacactCTATTCTCCCCGTGTGATATAATATTAATCGAACACAGATATATCGAAAACGggatttaaacaaataaattcatgtcaatataaatttatctaatcCATTCTATAGCtttaaatagataataatatcaaataaatactttttgaaAGACTTATTTAGAATATCCTATTACAAACTAAAACATGgctttctaataaatattttttatttacatgtgAATCTTAAAGGTATAATAgagaatatatttattaaaaaataattatacaatttagaaaattaaataatagtgtaagatttttctttcaacttctCACAACGTGATAACTTAATTTAtgacatttaaattattaataaaatatttctatttttttaataatggattcatgtaattaatattataaatcatattaaatgaTTCCAAATTATTCAATCAAAGATAACTAATTAGTTTAAtacattttcatataattaatcaaattcaaactttaaaaattttgaaatgtacatcatcaaataattatacatatatGGATATGTATTGATTAATTGCATATACACATGTATTGGTTTATTTTTAGGTCGTTTTAGTGAGTAATTATTGCCACTTAAATACCTTTCACCATTTAAAACATGGAAGAGTTATTAAACACCTATAACTCATGCTACAACATTATTGATTGAGTGAAAAGCTTTACCACTTGAGTTTTTTAACATTTAgataatatgtttataaaaaaagaaaattgacattaaaccttttttacTTAAACTATCAACATATTCTTTGAGCAACATCCAATATCGTTTGAGTAGTATAGAAAATGCTTGAGCGACAAGACTGActaataacattaatatatttatcaaaaccTCACCACTTTATGTCATTACTTAAGTGATACTTGTCACTTGAGTAACAAAGTTCTAGAGGAGAGAAAACTAATTAGACATATCTCTTGTTCAAAGTCTATATCTCTCACTCAAAGTCTACAAATACATATAAAGTTTTATCTATTGCTCGACCCCATCCTCATGATCGACATTCTCCTTATCTTTGTTCATAGGGCGATAGCAACATAAGGACTCACTTTTGCGGTCTCTCCTTTGTACGCATCATCATTAACATCTTCAGCAATAGTTGTCTTCTCGATCGCTTTAGCAGTCGATATCTCATCTACGTCCATCGTACGAACCTCAAAGATGTCTTTGTTCATATCAAATTTCACGTTCTTCGAAGACACCTTTGATACAAGTACTCGAGCTATTTGATTGCCTTATTAAAGTCGTTGGTGTGctcaattattatatatttttataagtcaACTGCATTAGCCTTAAGCTTTGTTCGAACCTCTTTCTCTTAAGCAACCTCCTTTTTCAAGGCATCTATTTCACTTTTTAgcttttcttgttctttgttCTTGGCCTTCTTCTTTGAATCTAAGCACCTGGTCTTCCATGTTTTCATTTGCTTGACGTTCTCCTCAAGGGCCTTCTTCTACTCGGCCCATGCATTTTTGTCTTCCTCATAAATTTTTTGTAGGTTA
This Vigna angularis cultivar LongXiaoDou No.4 chromosome 4, ASM1680809v1, whole genome shotgun sequence DNA region includes the following protein-coding sequences:
- the LOC108344818 gene encoding HVA22-like protein a; the encoded protein is MGAGSFLKVVLKNFDVLAGPVLSLAYPLYASVRAIESKSPVDDQQWLTYWVLYSLITLFELTFAKALEWIPIWSYAKLILTSWLVIPYFSGAAYVYEHYVRPFFVSTTENVNIWYVPSKKDSLGKPEDMLTAAEKYIEEHGTEAFENLLNKAGKTRKSSKHANGSY